The Cyprinus carpio isolate SPL01 chromosome B22, ASM1834038v1, whole genome shotgun sequence genome contains the following window.
cgtcagagtgtcactaaattaatttcagacattttgaaGACCAAGgggagggagtggtcatggtgaaacatccaatcatttggtatctctgaaaagccctgaatgtgctctgtacaggacatccagacatgtacagtctcagagaaaatataatgtcctcacaTGAGGCCGCAGGATCTTAAGAGGTTAATAGAGAAACATTCAAGGGCTGTGTTCAGAGGGACTCCTCATCAAAATAACAGGGGGCCGCATTCAATTCAGGGAAACAACATGTTTTAAAGActttaagcattaaaaatgtatgcataacaaaaatatattttgttgagGAATATTATCAATAAGAATATACAACAGTAttgaaaaaattgcattttgtttgatttttattacttatatttgtGGCTGATGTTATCCAAGCTTACTTGGGGACATGGCAGTTTAGCCTACTTGCACTAATATAagagtaattattttttaattgattaatttttgaGTAAATGTTTACTGTGTTTGATTGTAGAGGAGCGGTAACTTTGTAAGATTAGCATTCAGAAACAAGTATTAgcccatttttacacaaaatataccaCATTATGTCATGTGGACTCAAATGGCACCGAATGCTATATGACCCATTTTCATAGGAGCTTGATAAAAAccttatttgaaagaaaaaatctCACACAgactcaatctttttttttatgaattattttcatagatatatgataaaattattttttggaagaaatattataaagaataaaaaatatgaagaCAATCAGCCTGGAGATGAAGATGCTTTTGACAGAGAACCGTATGCTGTGCGATTCAGATGTCGTAACACAGGTAAAGTACGGCATTGTGTATAATCTGAGTGAAACAAATTACATGAGAAAGGAGTCATGATTTAGGCCCAGTATTGTACGATGTAACGTATTTTCAATGGCGCCAGACCTTGCAGCTGACGATAAATTCAAGCTTcaggaaaatgacaaaaatcagtTTTTCCTAATTATTGTATTGTGTAATAACATCATTACCAGTTTACACAACTGACagtcaaaacaactgaaacagAAAGGTCAGTGGCTGAGCTCTAACAGAAGTTGTGTATGTGGACAGAAggttattcatttaaattaattgcgCTCATGTCTCAACAGTGTTGGAAGATTTGGTGCTGATAGCAGTCCATATAAAGCCAGAAGATGCAGAAAAGGAACTTGACGAACTGTATGACGTGTTTCGCAGTGTCAGAGAGAAATGGAAGACTGAAGTAAAACACAATGCAAGACCAGAAAACACAAGCAGCtacattcatatattttcacGTATTGGTTTTTATCTTTGGCTCCAAACCCTCAATTTACTATTTCTAAAGTCTCAAGATACTAGAAGCCATGCattattcctttaacaaaatggttacaaaataatacatttaagtttATAAATGTCATCATTCTGTTAGATTTAGTCTTGACATGTGAAGACCTAACGTAGCTGTtactgtattgtactgtatttgaccaatcagcatccaatGCCAGAATTGTTCTAAAAAAATagttgatacatttttaatgtatcgATACAGAACATCATGATTTTGGGGGAATTCAACACAGATGGCAGATATCTGTCCGAGGCAGCCAAGAAAAGAACCAAAATCTGGGGGAATAACTTCCACTGGTTGATCGAAGATGGTGTGGACACCACAGCCAGCAACAACAATGAATATACTTACGATCGGTAAATAATCACACTGCACAAACTAACGAATCTGATTTGATGTCACTCTCGTTAATGTGACACATATTCATACACAGGATTGTGGTGTATGGAGATGTAATGCTGAATGCTGTTGTTCCAAATTCTGCGAAATCATTCAACTTCCAGAAGGCCTACAAACTGACAGATGAGGAGGTAAACGagaatcagtttttatttggaTTGAAAACCCTCTTTTTAATCACACTTACCATAAAGACATGAGTTACTGATTACTGTACATTTAGCTTACAGAATGTTGTTTTGGAGAGGACTTGATCAACATTTTACTAAAGCACAGGTATCTTCTTCACAGGCGCGGAGAGTGAGTGACCACTATCCAGTACAAGTGAAGCTGGAGTAAACATGGAAGCAGCTTAAACAAATGTAAGAGACGTGAACAGcagctaaattattaaaaacacatgacaaaataaaaaaataactttttttttgtttaggttgAACAAAGATGAAATGGAACATTTGTGGACAAGAAAAGTGTGCCTCCGGAGATCAGAAGCTTGTAGAAACACTTCCGTGATTGTTTACGTGAGACTGAAGTTGAAGACTTGAAATGTTTGGATATTGTAGATATTaaacaactgaaattaaaaatttacagtCATTTCAAACTTTATTCCTTTACGAgagaaatataaactaaaaaataattcattttagtcGCCACTGAGGACCCAAATCATGTCCTCCTGTAGGGATGGGTGCAGGCGATTAAACcagtaatgaaaatgtgcaaaGCATTTCAAATCTTCGCTAGTCATTACTTAACTCTAAGCAGCTCATCTGTCCACAAACCGTGATCTCAGTGTTTATGTAGAAACACTTCAACAGAAACCTCAACCTCTGTATTTCATACGACTTTCTACACGATGAAACAGTCATGTTTAgcgtttgtgttttaatttttaccgTCTCTTCAGGACATGATGCTAAGATTGTTTAGCTAATGCGTTTTTCCGCGCTGTCAAAATAAACGTTTAATAgacatattcattaaaattaataagtggatttaaaatagatttttattataacaataaaaaagagaaaCCCAATACTGGGCGAACACAGAGAccctgtcctgcagagtttagctccaaccctaatcaaacacacctgaaccaaagtAATCAAGTTCTTCAGAGTTCAGACTCACTAGACACTTCCAGgcaaatattttgaaacaattcTCCGCAGAACAGGGGCCCTCCAGGAACCGAATTGGACACCTAATGCTTTTTTTCTGCACAGTCAGGACCCCAGGGGTTACCCAAATGTAGTGTTACCGTCAAGTGCCTGATTCATTTTGgtttgatttgattcatttgagTCACAGAGTTCCTTGAAGATTCAGGTGTGTTGCATTGTTTATGATTCCAGTATGTCAACCTCACAGTTTTATTCCCAAATCTAACTTCAACTGGAGAATTTGTTATTCATTTTCtatatatttccaaaaataaGAACTGCATCCTTTGCAGCAGCTTCCTGTTACACCTGACTGATGGAAACAGGCTCCTTCACTTATTTTACTTCACAGTTTTACATGTGTctcaaaaaagtttttcttttttttttctttgtgtgtgtgtgtgtttgtcgagAACAAGTAAATTGTGTCATTCTCTCCAAACTGTCCAATTATTTCTCCACCTTTCAATGCAACTTTAAACGTGTTGTGGCTGTATGAGGATGATTGTATTTTCTTAACTCACCGGAACACTTTTCACTTCCGAGTCAGTGTTTGATCAGAGTGAGGAACTGTTTTGTTATTTCGAGGGTTGTCAAAATTAGGGCTGGGCCAAATCACTCGACAGGTTCCTGAATCTAGCCAGTCAAGTCACAGGTGTTCAATTCACAGGTGTCCAATATAAGTAatgattctgtttttattaatatcatcttTGGACCAGTGCTTAGGTAAGTTAAGTTTTGTTTGTGGATTCTTAAAACCTTATAAACTTTTGACTTCTGAAAATCAAGTAAGGTTCTCATGCTTGTTGAGAACCTtgttgttttacaaatattttaatatatatatatatatacatatatatatatatattattttattattattttttttttattaaaaatcatcttATTAGTAACAACAAATGGTGGTCTTGGAAATAAAGCTCCTAAACTTGTCTTTACTTGTGAGatgttgaatgaatgaaaaagtaaaaaccaCTTGAAATTACATAACTTTGGTTTAAAAACTACAGCCATTGTCACAGTTTGACGGGCTGGtggtgtcattgttcacaaaagATTGTCATTCATATGCGATTTCTCTTTTCTGCAGAAAACTCAAAAGATTCATCTAGTCACATTTGTTTTAATAGACTTGTTCTTCTTTGGAGAATAGAATTTCCTTCTCTAACTGATCAGATTTACCCTTTTATAGagtacctttgacatttcaaatcgTTGTCTACTAGACCaattgaaacatattttaagGATTCGTTTCACCATTTGAAGAATCGTCTAGTGGTACTCTAGTGGAGTCGTctactggtaaaaaaataaataaataaaaatgtatagcctgaatgcactgtaagtcgctttggataaaagcgtctgctaaatgcataaatgttaatgttaatgttagtgATCTCTTTTATGCCCGAATTCTTCATAAACCGCTCTGGCGACTCCTGAAACAGGTTCTTCTGCTTGTCTTTGTTTTAAAAGGAATGTAGTGATTGCAACAGTGTTCGAAGAAAATAGAGCACGGATGATTCACTGTACTTGTTGACAGCTGCATGATATAGGCATTCATGCATGTGTAAAGGTCACGACAGCGGTAGGCATGGCCAGAAATGAAGGTGAAGAGAGACGAGTTAAAGAAATTTTACAGTGGACCATTTTGAATACCCTTGTTCTGAAGAAGCATGTACTACTATCTATCTAATTACTATATTCATTATTCTATATGGGTTGTACTCATATTTGTATTGCCATTACTGAGcataagttttattaaaaacattcaaacaaacttctcagaaacatttatttattggctTGTTGCATTATCTGTCTAATTCGCTTTCctcttaatttaatgttttacagGCATCATGAAGGTCGCGTCTTTCAACGTACAAAGATTTGGGAATGCAAAACTCTCTGAAATGTTTGTGCAGGAAACTTTGATCAAGGTGAGGCCAGACCACACTTAAGGTGATGATACACTGGGCAACATGTTGAACAATGTTGCTGGGCAATGTTGTCATcaacgggcaaccaggtgagataCAGGGCCCAAGAccaatctaaagtatccagataaaAATATATGagccattctcaatgggaaagtccccaagcaacattgctttaaaaagttgccccatgtattaTCATTTTTACAGAGAGTCCAGAGTCATGATGGGCTGCAAAACATCTTGACGAACACTTACCAGGGAACTTCCTCTTAAACGATTCTCTGATTCTGTAACATGATGTTTATCTTAATAATCCTTCATGAATTTTCATCGCTCCATTTCTTCAGATAGTGTCACGCTATGACATCATCCTTATTCTTGAGGTGGTGGATTCTAGTGGAATTGCAGTGGAAAAGTTTCTCAAAGCGCTGAATGAGTGAGTCAACCAGAtgtgtttttcagtgaaaaatgttattgtaaaataaagttgTAACCATGGCTGACTGCTCTTTGACAGGTATGACCgtacaattaattacaaaatggTGATCAGCACACGCCTGGGAAGAGGAGAACAACAAGAACAGTATATGTTCCTTTACAGGTAATTTTAAAGTTGCAAAATGTCTGCAATTGTCTGATGTCGGAGAGATGAACACATTTAGACATTTGAAGACATGACCGTGAATTTACTTAAATGACACACAATGAATTCAGATTCTTGACCTGCTTGTTCATGTTGAGCTAGTGAGtaaacttgcatatatatatacatatatatatatatatgtatatatatatatatatatatatatatatatatatatatatataattcatgtatGAAAAGACTCCTTAAAAAAGCCTTTATATGGCTATTTAAAGACTAATAACTCTGCATTTTCAATATGAAGGACAAAGTGGTGGATGTGGTCGACTCTTACCAATACAAAGACAATCAGCCTGGAGATGAAGATGCTTTCTCCACAGAACCATATGCTGTGCGATTCAGATGTCGTAACACAGGTAAAGTATGGCATAGATGTGCTGTAATTGTCTATCATCTTAGTGTAACAAATTATGTGTGATAAGAGTCATGATTTTGGCTATTGTACAATGcagcatattttcagttttatcatTGGCCCCAGACCTTGCAGCTGACGATAAATTCAAGcttaaagaaaatgacaaaaatcagtTTTTCCTAATTATTGTATTGTGTAATAACCACATTACCAGTTTACACAATTGACagtcaaaacaactgaaacagAAAGGTCAGTGGCTGAGCTCTAACAGAAGTTGTGTATGTGGACAgaagtttattcatttaaattaattgcaCTCATGTCTCAACAGTGTTGGAAGATTTGGTGCTGATACCAGTCCATATAAAGCCAGAAGATGCAGAAAAGGAACTTGACGAACTGTATGACGTGTTTCGCAGTGTCAGAGAGAAATGGAAGACTGAAGTAAAACACAATGCAAGACCAGAAAACACAAGCagctacatttatatattttcatgtattggTTTTTATCTTTGGCTCCAAACCCTCAATTTACTATTTCTAAAGTCTCAAGATACTAGAAGCCATGCattattcctttaacaaaatggttacaaaataatacatttaagtttATAAATGTAATCATTCTGTTAGATTTAGTCTTGACATGTGAAGAACTAACGTAGCTGTtactgtattgtactgtatttgaccaatcagcatccaatGCCAgaattgttctaaaaaaaaaaatagttgatacatttttatatatgtatcgATACAGAACATCATGATTTTGGGGGAATTCAACGCAGATGGCAGATATCTGTCCGAGGCAGCCAAGAAAAGAACCAGATTCTGGGGGAATAACTTCCACTGGTTGATCGAAGATGGTGTGGACACCACAGCCAGCAACTACAATGAATATACTTACGATCAGTAAATAATCACACTGCACAAACTAACGAATCTGATTTGATGTCACTCTCGTTAATGTGACACATATTCATACACAGGATTGTGGTGTATGGAGATGTAATGCTGAATGCTGTTGTTCCAAATTCTGCAAAATCATTCAACTTCCAGAAGGAGTACGAACTGACAGATGAGGAGGTATACGagaatcagtttttatttggaTTGAAAACCCTCTTTTTAATCACACTTACCATAAAGACATGAGTTACTGATTACTGTACATTTAGCTTACAGAATGTTGTTTTGGAGAGGACTTGATCAACATTTTACTAAAGCACAGGTATCTTCTTCACAGGCGCGGAGAGTGAGTGACCACTATCCAGTACAAGTGAAGCTGAAGTAAACATGTAAGCAGCTTAAACAAATGTAAGAGACGTGAACAACAGcaaaatgattaaagacacatcacaaaaaaaaaaaagtgtttttttgtttttaggttgaaCAAAGATGAGATGGAACATTTGTGGACAAGAAAAGTGTGCCTCCGGAGATCAGATGGAGAAGCTTGTAGAAACACTTCTGTGATTGTTTACATGAGACTCAAGTTTACTTGAAATGTTTGGATATTGTGCATGTCAAATGAATATTTCACAGAGACATTAAACATCTGAAATTGAAATTTACAGTCATAACAAACTTTATTCCTTTACGAgagaaatataaactaaaaaataattcattttagtcGCCACTGTGGAGCCAAATCATGAGTCGGTGGTTTACACGGCAAGCAGATatacacagaaacacattcattTCTTCCCAGACTTCTTGATTCCTCCTCCAGCTacggaaagaaaacaaaacagaattgctTGTTGACAAAAGAAAAACTCAGAACACTATAGAAAGATTTCTGGTGGCTTTATGTGTCTCTTACTTAAAGGTCCTTTTCCAGCAGCCTTGGCTTTCAGCTGTTCCATTGCTTTCTGCtcctctttctgtttctgtttgaaaGCCATGTCCTCCTGTGGGGTATAGAAAATGTGCAAAGCATTTCAAATCTCCCCGTGTTATTATTTCACTCTAAGCACAAACCGTGATCTCAGTGTTTATGTAGAAACAC
Protein-coding sequences here:
- the LOC122141485 gene encoding deoxyribonuclease gamma-like isoform X1; translated protein: MCKGHDSGRHGQKCIMKVASFNVQRFGNAKLSEMFVQETLFKIVSRYDIILILEVVDSSGIAVERFLKALNEFYSTINYKMVISTRLGRGKYKEQYMFLYRDKVVDVVDSYQYKDNQPGDEDAFSTEPYAVRFRCRNTVLEDLVLIPVHIKPEDAEKELDELYDVFRSVREKWKTENIMILGEFNADGRYLSEAAKKRTRFWGNNFHWLIEDGVDTTASNYNEYTYDQIVVYGDVMLNAVVPNSAKSFNFQKEYELTDEEARRVSDHYPVQVKLK
- the LOC122141485 gene encoding deoxyribonuclease gamma-like isoform X5, with protein sequence MKVASFNIQKLGKKKISDQSVMQTLIKIVSRYDIILILEVVDSSGIAVERFLKALNEFYSTINYKMVISTRLGRGKYKEQYMFLYRDKVVDVVDSYQYKDNQPGDEDAFSTEPYAVRFRCRNTVLEDLVLIPVHIKPEDAEKELDELYDVFRSVREKWKTENIMILGEFNADGRYLSEAAKKRTRFWGNNFHWLIEDGVDTTASNYNEYTYDQIVVYGDVMLNAVVPNSAKSFNFQKEYELTDEEARRVSDHYPVQVKLK
- the LOC122141485 gene encoding deoxyribonuclease gamma-like isoform X2, with the translated sequence MCKGHDSGIMKVASFNVQRFGNAKLSEMFVQETLIKIVSRYDIILILEVVDSSGIAVEKFLKALNEYDRTINYKMVISTRLGRGEQQEQYMFLYRDKVVDVVDSYQYKDNQPGDEDAFSTEPYAVRFRCRNTVLEDLVLIPVHIKPEDAEKELDELYDVFRSVREKWKTENIMILGEFNADGRYLSEAAKKRTRFWGNNFHWLIEDGVDTTASNYNEYTYDQIVVYGDVMLNAVVPNSAKSFNFQKEYELTDEEARRVSDHYPVQVKLK
- the LOC122141485 gene encoding deoxyribonuclease gamma-like isoform X3; this translates as MKVASFNVQRFGNAKLSEMFVQETLIKIVSRYDIILILEVVDSSGIAVEKFLKALNEYDRTINYKMVISTRLGRGEQQEQYMFLYRDKVVDVVDSYQYKDNQPGDEDAFSTEPYAVRFRCRNTVLEDLVLIPVHIKPEDAEKELDELYDVFRSVREKWKTENIMILGEFNADGRYLSEAAKKRTRFWGNNFHWLIEDGVDTTASNYNEYTYDQIVVYGDVMLNAVVPNSAKSFNFQKEYELTDEEARRVSDHYPVQVKLK
- the LOC122141485 gene encoding deoxyribonuclease gamma-like isoform X4, yielding MKVASFNVQRFGNAKLSEMFVQETLFKIVSRYDIILILEVVDSSGIAVERFLKALNEFYSTINYKMVISTRLGRGKYKEQYMFLYRDKVVDVVDSYQYKDNQPGDEDAFSTEPYAVRFRCRNTVLEDLVLIPVHIKPEDAEKELDELYDVFRSVREKWKTENIMILGEFNADGRYLSEAAKKRTRFWGNNFHWLIEDGVDTTASNYNEYTYDQIVVYGDVMLNAVVPNSAKSFNFQKEYELTDEEARRVSDHYPVQVKLK
- the tma7 gene encoding translation machinery-associated protein 7, which codes for MLSGLDDIQILTFSQGKKKKPLKAPKKQSKEMDDEDMAFKQKQKEEQKAMEQLKAKAAGKGPLTGGGIKKSGKK
- the LOC122141493 gene encoding deoxyribonuclease-1-like; this translates as MILGEFNTDGRYLSEAAKKRTKIWGNNFHWLIEDGVDTTASNNNEYTYDRIVVYGDVMLNAVVPNSAKSFNFQKAYKLTDEEARRVSDHYPVQVKLE